Proteins encoded within one genomic window of Methanosarcina barkeri str. Wiesmoor:
- a CDS encoding ORC1-type DNA replication protein, which produces MTGNDILLWDETLFKDPSVLEPDYLPEYFPHRESQLNGLRFALRPALRGMRPLNCLLVGPPGTGKTSAVMKVFGEVEAHATGIVTVKVNCQIDSTRFAVMSRIYRKLFGISPPNSGVAFRKIFEAVVNFLVSSEKVLLVALDDLNYLCYEGHANEVMYSLLRAHEQYPGTKIGIIGIVNDSSDLYCLDSRVNSVFLPEDIPFPRYESAEILDILKDRVKYGFYPKVISDELLELVVSYVERTGDLRVGIDLLKRSGFNAERRGSRTISSEDVEKAYEASKLLHLCRSISLLSGPEKHLLELIAKRGEVQAGELYKSFHELTQLGYTRFYGIVNKLQVLNYIDADFTGKGQRGRTRIIKTKFRAEDVLNCLEKK; this is translated from the coding sequence TTGACAGGTAATGATATACTACTCTGGGATGAGACCCTATTTAAGGACCCGTCAGTGCTTGAGCCTGACTATCTCCCTGAATATTTTCCTCATAGGGAGTCACAATTAAATGGGCTCAGATTTGCCCTCAGGCCAGCCCTGCGCGGTATGCGGCCTTTGAATTGTTTGCTTGTAGGTCCTCCCGGAACAGGAAAGACCAGTGCAGTTATGAAAGTATTCGGGGAAGTTGAAGCCCATGCAACTGGTATTGTTACTGTCAAAGTTAACTGTCAGATTGATTCCACACGTTTTGCAGTAATGTCAAGGATTTACAGGAAACTTTTTGGAATTTCTCCTCCCAACTCAGGAGTTGCTTTCAGGAAAATCTTTGAAGCCGTAGTTAATTTTCTAGTTTCCTCGGAGAAAGTTCTGCTTGTTGCTCTGGATGACCTCAATTATCTCTGCTATGAAGGGCATGCCAATGAGGTGATGTACTCGCTTTTAAGGGCACATGAGCAGTACCCCGGAACAAAGATAGGGATAATTGGAATTGTAAACGACTCCTCGGACCTTTATTGCCTGGATTCGAGGGTGAATTCGGTATTCCTGCCCGAAGATATTCCTTTCCCGAGATACGAAAGTGCTGAAATTCTTGATATTCTCAAAGACCGGGTAAAATACGGCTTTTATCCTAAAGTGATTTCTGATGAGTTACTTGAACTCGTAGTATCGTATGTAGAAAGGACAGGGGACCTCAGAGTTGGAATTGACCTTCTAAAACGTTCCGGTTTTAATGCCGAACGCAGGGGAAGCCGCACAATCTCTTCTGAAGATGTGGAAAAAGCTTATGAAGCGTCCAAACTGCTTCATCTGTGCAGGAGTATAAGCCTCCTGTCAGGTCCTGAAAAACATCTGCTTGAGCTAATAGCAAAAAGAGGAGAAGTCCAGGCAGGTGAACTTTACAAGTCCTTCCATGAATTAACTCAGCTTGGATATACTCGCTTTTATGGAATTGTCAACAAGCTCCAGGTGCTTAACTACATAGATGCGGATTTTACCGGCAAGGGCCAGAGAGGTAGGACGAGAATTATAAAAACAAAATTCAGAGCTGAAGATGTTCTTAATTGCCTTGAAAAGAAGTGA
- a CDS encoding CHAD domain-containing protein has protein sequence MEIESKFLVMEETDFQALENLSKLASYSLSEAKIQLNEDIFFDTENRAIMASGYYLRVRKSSGEDGSWVTIKSLGGFEDGTHRREEYVSFLPEGIPVLACPDSRIRDLIFEFTAGLDLFPLLSLKQKRVIRQVKMGKRIIAEAYLDRVNLKNKGREKHYNEFEIELKSEGSSEDLETIRLFLLKNYNLAESTFSKFEKAFLFMENLPEKTFLNLRERAFCAQLADQKNVYGKQAQILTELDKGKSCEDLSLLLKVPQTKIRVLRSEFKEKRLSIFPFTTYKEKDPEFHIQAGKNCISKKEKKTLEFKQWNPESLLEYYGANKNQAKKSREYALTLFDGLSVCHRLGQEERKLLGLAAFLKDTGNSIFPGESARMSREILLTHPVKGLRLHEILMLALVIELQDLFVSHYVSEKSLIPTFKGFHTGLPPGLQNKTLMLAAIVSISDLFTSLKIQPGKIRSLENILEIEIIGDVTEKTAKKFEAQSKLWKSLYGKKLLFSQAAEKEEIRISEEFEIKEIKTKESEIKETETKETETKETETKETETKETKTKKRVGEEKKPEKKQVEKEKKPEKKQASREKKPEKKKCRPDEEVTVKPTDSMAQLACRIFSYQFSCMLSHEEGTIKGEEIEELHDMRVAVRRMRAAAKVFEAYLDSEQLEPHLKGLRKTLGSLGEVRDLDVFRETAEKYLKTLPLGHENDLDPLFSVLTEEREKARKNMLDYLDSEKYRSFKRDFSDTLASPEILILPATNKKHDALPHRVREVLPSILYARLADISAYSEWVEGPYLSVERLHRLRIAAKGMRYTLEFFESVLGEDAKTLIKELKNLQDHLGNLHDAVIAVDLLGSYLRTGEWSSTESEKASGEKKYSEGTEGIEAYLEYREEELQTLFNAFPDAWKNICNGSFRERIENAVRKLY, from the coding sequence ATGGAAATAGAATCAAAATTTCTGGTAATGGAAGAAACGGATTTTCAGGCCCTTGAAAACCTTTCAAAACTTGCTTCATACTCTCTTTCGGAAGCTAAAATCCAGTTAAATGAAGATATTTTCTTTGATACTGAGAACCGGGCTATTATGGCTTCGGGCTATTACCTGAGGGTCAGGAAATCATCTGGGGAAGATGGAAGCTGGGTAACCATTAAAAGCCTGGGAGGTTTTGAAGATGGAACTCACAGACGAGAAGAATATGTAAGTTTCCTGCCTGAGGGAATCCCAGTACTCGCATGTCCTGATTCCCGTATTAGAGACCTTATTTTTGAATTTACGGCAGGACTTGACCTTTTTCCGTTGCTGTCCCTCAAACAGAAAAGGGTAATTCGTCAGGTAAAAATGGGAAAAAGGATTATAGCTGAAGCTTACCTGGACCGGGTAAACCTGAAAAATAAAGGCAGGGAAAAGCACTATAATGAATTTGAAATTGAGCTTAAAAGCGAAGGAAGCTCGGAAGATCTGGAAACTATCAGGCTTTTCCTGCTCAAGAATTACAACCTGGCAGAAAGCACTTTTTCCAAATTCGAAAAAGCTTTTCTTTTCATGGAGAACCTTCCTGAAAAAACCTTCCTTAACCTGAGAGAAAGAGCTTTTTGCGCACAGCTTGCAGACCAGAAAAACGTGTATGGGAAGCAGGCTCAGATTTTGACGGAACTTGATAAAGGAAAGAGCTGTGAAGATCTTAGCCTACTTCTGAAAGTTCCTCAAACCAAAATAAGAGTCCTGCGCTCAGAGTTTAAAGAGAAGAGACTTTCTATTTTTCCTTTTACAACCTATAAAGAAAAAGATCCTGAATTCCATATTCAGGCTGGAAAAAATTGTATTTCAAAAAAGGAAAAGAAAACGTTAGAATTTAAACAATGGAATCCGGAAAGCCTGCTTGAGTATTACGGAGCAAATAAAAATCAGGCCAAAAAAAGCAGGGAATACGCTCTTACGCTTTTTGATGGGCTGTCTGTATGCCACAGACTAGGACAGGAAGAGAGAAAACTACTGGGACTTGCAGCCTTCCTGAAGGATACCGGAAACTCCATTTTTCCTGGCGAGAGCGCACGTATGAGCAGAGAAATTCTTCTGACACATCCTGTAAAAGGACTCAGGCTTCATGAAATATTAATGCTCGCCCTAGTCATTGAACTTCAGGATCTTTTTGTAAGCCATTACGTAAGCGAAAAAAGCTTAATCCCAACCTTCAAAGGATTCCACACGGGGCTGCCTCCCGGTCTACAGAACAAAACCCTGATGCTTGCAGCCATTGTGTCAATTTCAGACCTTTTCACATCCCTCAAAATCCAACCAGGAAAGATAAGGTCGCTTGAAAACATTCTGGAGATAGAAATAATAGGGGATGTAACTGAAAAAACTGCAAAAAAGTTTGAAGCACAAAGTAAACTCTGGAAATCTCTCTACGGAAAAAAACTCCTGTTTTCTCAGGCTGCTGAGAAAGAAGAAATCCGAATCTCTGAAGAATTCGAAATAAAGGAAATAAAAACAAAAGAATCTGAAATAAAGGAAACAGAAACAAAAGAAACAGAAACAAAAGAAACAGAAACAAAAGAAACAGAAACAAAGGAAACAAAAACAAAGAAACGGGTCGGAGAGGAAAAGAAGCCAGAAAAAAAACAGGTAGAGAAAGAGAAAAAACCAGAAAAAAAACAGGCTTCAAGGGAGAAAAAACCAGAAAAAAAGAAGTGCAGGCCGGATGAAGAGGTAACTGTCAAACCTACTGACTCTATGGCACAGCTTGCCTGCAGGATATTTTCCTATCAATTTTCCTGTATGCTTTCTCATGAAGAAGGAACTATAAAAGGGGAGGAAATCGAAGAATTACATGATATGCGGGTTGCAGTCCGCAGAATGAGAGCTGCAGCAAAAGTTTTTGAGGCTTATCTTGATTCCGAGCAGCTTGAACCTCATCTCAAAGGGCTCAGGAAAACGCTTGGATCACTGGGGGAAGTCAGAGACCTGGACGTTTTCCGCGAAACGGCCGAAAAATACCTAAAAACCCTGCCTTTGGGACACGAGAATGATCTGGATCCACTTTTTTCAGTGCTTACGGAAGAGCGAGAAAAAGCCAGGAAAAACATGCTTGATTATCTCGACAGTGAAAAATACAGATCTTTCAAAAGAGACTTTTCAGACACACTTGCCTCTCCCGAAATCCTGATCCTTCCTGCAACTAACAAAAAACATGATGCATTGCCCCATAGAGTAAGAGAAGTGCTTCCTTCAATCCTCTATGCACGTTTAGCAGATATCAGTGCTTACTCTGAATGGGTGGAAGGTCCTTATCTTTCTGTAGAACGCCTGCACAGGCTCAGGATTGCAGCCAAGGGAATGCGTTATACCCTTGAGTTCTTTGAGAGCGTACTTGGAGAAGACGCAAAAACCCTGATCAAAGAACTCAAAAACCTTCAGGATCACCTTGGGAATCTTCACGATGCAGTTATTGCAGTTGACCTCCTGGGTTCTTACTTGAGAACCGGAGAATGGAGTTCTACCGAGAGTGAAAAAGCTTCCGGGGAAAAAAAATATTCCGAAGGTACAGAAGGAATAGAAGCCTATCTTGAATACAGAGAAGAAGAACTCCAGACTCTGTTCAATGCCTTTCCCGATGCCTGGAAAAATATATGTAATGGAAGTTTCAGGGAA